In a single window of the Heliangelus exortis chromosome 1, bHelExo1.hap1, whole genome shotgun sequence genome:
- the CUL5 gene encoding cullin-5 has translation MATSNLLKNKGSLQFEDKWDFMRPIVLKLLRQESVTKQQWFDLFSDVHAVCLWDDKGPAKIHQALKEDILDFIKQAQARVLSHQDDTALLKAYIVEWRKFFTQCDILPKPFCQLEITLMGKQGSNKKSNVEDSIVRKLMLDTWNESIFSNIKNRLQDSAMKLVHAERLGEAFDSQLVIGVRESYVNLCSNPEDKLQIYRDNFEKAYLDSTERFYRTQAPSYLQQNGVQNYMKYADAKLKEEEKRALRYLETRRECNSVEALMECCVNALVTSFKETILAECQGMIKRNETEKLHLMFSLMDKVPNGIEPMLKDLEEHIVSAGLADMVAAAETITTDSEKYVEQLLTLFNRFSKLVKEAFQDDPRFLTARDKAYKAVVNDATIFKLELPLKQKGVGLKTQPESKCPELLANYCDMLLRKTPLSKKLTSEEIEAKLKEVLLVLKYVQNKDVFMRYHKAHLTRRLILDISADSEIEENMVEWLREVGMPADYVNKLARMFQDIKVSEDLNQAFKEMHKNNKLALPADSVNIKILNAGAWSRSSEKVFVSLPTELEDLIPEVEEFYKKNHSGRKLHWHHLMSNGIITFKNEVGQYDLEVTTFQLAVLFAWNQRPREKISFENLKLATELPDAELRRTLWSLVAFPKLKRQVLLYEPQVNSPKDFTEGTLFSVNQEFSLIKNAKVQKRGKINLIGRLQLTTERMREEENEGIVQLRILRTQATIIQIMKMRKKITNAQLQTELVEILKNMFLPQKKMIKEQIEWLIEHKYIRRDESDINTFIYMA, from the exons ATGGCGACGTCTAATCTCTTAAAG aataaAGGTTCACTTCAGTTTGAAGACAAATGGGATTTCATGCGCCCTATTGTTCTGAAACTTCTTCGTCAGGAGTCTGTCACAAAACAGCAATGGTTTGATCTCTTTTC AGATGTACATGCAGTTTGCTTGTGGGATGATAAAGGTCCAGCGAAAATACACCAGGCTCTGAAGGAAGACATCCTTGATTTTATTAAGCAGGCACAAGCA agaGTGCTGAGTCATCAAGATGATACAGCTTTGCTAAAAGCATATATAGTGGAGTGGCGCAAGTTCTTCACACAGTGTGATATTTTGCCCAAGCCATTTTGTCAGTTAGAAATTACCTTAATGGGCAAGCAAGGTAGCAACAAGAAATCTAATGTAGAGGACAGTATTGTTCGAAAG CTCATGCTAGATACATGGAATGAATccatattttcaaatataaaaaacagACTTCAGGACAGTGCAATGAAGCTCGTTCATGCTGAAAGACTGGGAGAAGCTTTTGATTCTCAGCTCGTTATTGGAGTTCGAGAATCATATG TTAACCTTTGTTCTAACCCTGAAGATAAACTTCAGATATATCGGGATAACTTTGAAAAGGCATATTTGGATTCAACAGAGAGATTTTATAGAACACAAGCTCCTTCTTATTTACAACAAAACGGTGTACAGAATTATATGAAATAT GCAGATGCTAAActaaaagaagaagagaaaagagcaCTACGGTATTTAGAAACGAGGCGTGAATGTAACTCTGTAGAAGCA CTAATGGAGTGTTGCGTCAATGCCCTGGTGACATCTTTTAAAGAGACCATTTTAGCAGAATGCCAAGGCATGATCAAGcgaaatgaaacagaaa AGTTGCATTTAATGTTTTCACTGATGGATAAAGTTCCAAATGGCATAGAGCCTATGCTAAAAGACTTGGAAGAACATATTGTTAGTGCTGGACTTGCAGATATGGTAGCAGCTGCTGAAACTATTACTACT GATTCTGAGAAATACGTAGAGCAATTGCTTACACTATTTAATCGATTTAGTAAATTGGTTAAAGAAGCTTTTCAAGATGATCCAAGATTTCTTACTGCAAGAGATAAG gCATACAAAGCAGTTGTGAATGATGCTACAATATTTAAACTTGAATTGCCATTGAAGCAAAAGGG tgTTGGATTAAAAACACAGCCTGAATCCAAATGCCCTGAGCTTCTTGCTAATTACTGTGACATGTTGCTAAGAAAAACACCACTAAGCAAAAAACTGACTTCTGAAGAAATTGAAGCCAAGCTTAAAGAAGTG CTTTTGGTACTTAAATATGTACAGAATAAAGATGTTTTCATGCGATATCACAAAGCTCACTTAACAAGACGCCTGATATTAGATATATCAGCTGACAGTGAAATTGAGGAGAATATGGTGGAATGGCTCAGA GAAGTAGGAATGCCAGCAGATTATGTAAACAAGCTGGCTAGAATGTTCCAGGATATTAAAGTGTCTGAAGACTTGAACCAGGCCTTCaaagaaatgcacaaaaataataaacttgCTTTACCAG ctgattctgtgaatattaaaattttaaatgctgGTGCCTGGTCTCGTAGTTCTGAAAAAGTGTTTGTCTCATTGCCCACGGAATTAGAAGATCTCATCCCAGAAGTTGAAGAATTTTATAAAAAGAATCACAGTGGTCGAAAACTACACTGGCATCACCTCATGTCTAATGGAATT ATAACATTTAAAAACGAGGTTGGCCAGTATGACTTGGAGGTAACAACATTTCAGCTAGCTGTACTTTTTGCATGGAACCAAAGACCCAGAGAGAAGATCAGCTTTGAAAATCTTAAACTGGCAACTGAGCTCCCTGATGCGGAACTTAGGAGGACTTTATGG TCTCTTGTAGCATTTCCAAAGCTGAAACGTCAGGTTTTATTGTATGAACCTCAAGTCAATTCACCCAAAGACTTTACAGAAGGAACCCTCTTCTCGGTGAACCAGGAGTTCAGTTTAAT aaaaaatgcTAAAGTTCAGAAAAGGGGCAAGATAAATTTGATTGGTCGCTTGCAACTTACTACAGAGAGAATGcgggaagaggaaaatgaaggaatAGTCCAGCTAAGAATATTACGAACCCAGGCAA CTATCATCCAAATAATGAAAATGCGGAAGAAAATTACTAATGCCCAGCTTCAGACTGAACTGGTAGAAATATTGAAAAACATGTTCTTGCCACAAAAGAAAATGATAAAGGAGCAAATTGAATGGCTTATAGAGCACAAATATATCAGAAGAGATGAGTCGGATATCAACACCTTCATATATATGGCATAA